From a single Granulicella aggregans genomic region:
- a CDS encoding porin, giving the protein MNRIISKLCRSVAPLLLAPSLIALPASAATFAFDTPATTAAALNADGTPTSTPDNGFFHRLGRAYLADWAGHGPTTAVPQKDRRGTPGPLSSPPFPASDWPIGGTVTIGVPDGQTYPLMQAINQNKGVNKIYGFIEIGANGSTNNKSNASKGILSNFPSAYDVYANTVQLDQAVLYFERLENTAQTDHFDWGYRLTLLYGTDYRFTTSHGILSQQLLLKNSQYGFDPVMFYLEGYFPKVAKGMTVRVGRYVSLPDIEAQLAPNNYTYSHSILYTVDCYTQVGVNATVKLNDHWTVQGGVSPGCDTAPWTTDAKLTGNACITYTWSNGGDALNSCDNSINDGKYAYNNLTAFYETWYHRISPTWHTDTEAWYQYMKDVPNMYWYDSGGLYANSAATPYPEITGGGVNLNFGAVCQDPRLPAAKQSTRCFAPEWAITNYVEHSFWKNQASLNIRNEVVDDIKGQRTGTPAYYEEHMVGFNFWAGSTITFRPEVSYTHAFAKYGVTALNISPGAAIANLESVTLNGPKAIIPTGLGKTQALTFATDIIFHF; this is encoded by the coding sequence ATGAACCGCATCATCTCCAAGCTTTGCCGCTCCGTTGCGCCGCTGTTGCTTGCGCCCAGCCTGATCGCTCTCCCCGCCAGTGCCGCCACATTCGCTTTCGATACACCTGCCACTACGGCTGCTGCACTAAACGCCGACGGCACCCCAACCTCCACACCCGATAACGGCTTCTTCCACCGCCTCGGTCGCGCCTATCTTGCCGACTGGGCCGGTCACGGCCCCACCACTGCCGTCCCTCAAAAGGACCGTCGTGGAACCCCCGGCCCGCTCTCTTCACCGCCGTTCCCCGCCTCCGACTGGCCGATCGGCGGAACCGTCACCATCGGGGTCCCCGACGGTCAGACCTATCCGCTCATGCAGGCCATCAACCAGAACAAGGGAGTCAACAAGATCTACGGCTTCATTGAGATCGGTGCCAACGGCTCGACCAACAATAAAAGCAACGCCAGCAAGGGCATCCTCTCGAACTTCCCCTCCGCCTACGACGTGTACGCCAACACCGTCCAGCTCGATCAGGCCGTCCTCTACTTCGAAAGGCTTGAGAACACGGCCCAGACCGATCACTTCGACTGGGGTTATCGCCTCACCCTGCTCTACGGCACCGACTACCGCTTCACTACCTCGCACGGCATCCTCAGCCAGCAGCTTCTCCTCAAGAACTCCCAGTACGGTTTCGACCCCGTCATGTTCTATCTGGAGGGCTACTTCCCAAAGGTCGCCAAGGGCATGACCGTCCGTGTCGGCCGCTACGTCTCGCTACCGGATATCGAAGCCCAACTCGCTCCGAATAACTACACCTATTCGCACTCCATCCTCTACACCGTGGATTGCTACACCCAGGTTGGCGTGAACGCGACCGTGAAGCTCAACGACCACTGGACGGTGCAGGGCGGAGTCTCTCCCGGCTGCGACACCGCGCCCTGGACCACCGACGCCAAGCTCACCGGCAACGCCTGCATCACCTACACCTGGTCGAACGGCGGCGACGCCCTCAATAGCTGCGATAACTCCATCAACGATGGCAAGTACGCCTACAACAACCTCACCGCCTTCTACGAGACCTGGTACCACCGCATCAGCCCCACCTGGCACACCGACACCGAGGCCTGGTACCAGTACATGAAAGACGTACCCAATATGTACTGGTACGACAGCGGCGGCCTCTACGCAAACTCCGCCGCAACGCCTTACCCCGAGATCACCGGCGGCGGCGTGAACCTGAACTTCGGCGCAGTCTGCCAGGACCCTCGTCTCCCGGCAGCGAAGCAGTCCACCCGCTGCTTCGCTCCCGAGTGGGCCATCACCAACTACGTCGAGCACAGCTTCTGGAAGAACCAGGCCTCGCTCAACATCCGCAACGAAGTCGTCGACGACATCAAGGGCCAGCGCACCGGCACCCCCGCGTACTACGAGGAGCACATGGTCGGCTTCAACTTCTGGGCCGGCTCGACCATCACCTTCCGCCCGGAGGTGAGCTACACCCACGCCTTCGCTAAGTACGGCGTCACCGCCCTCAACATCTCCCCCGGAGCCGCGATCGCCAACCTCGAAAGCGTCACCCTCAACGGCCCCAAGGCGATCATTCCAACGGGCCTCGGCAAGACACAAGCCCTCACCTTCGCGACCGACATCATCTTCCACTTCTAG
- a CDS encoding M1 family metallopeptidase, translated as MNLFICRARRACALPRVRNLSVALLLPLLGVAAAPAQQPAKQPELARRPDQPVKNPPPPPLKVPEKLDPAHAPNASSVYQSLRLRTVNGEAFTVSHFSFQRDAAVFTLDSGTVYLYGPVSGITTGAVFLGEGSIHLVPPDAIERRQLKNVMKTDVLDQHFTSAVFAFTDATAAELLKGSKGTAPGSGNAAGQGEEMRTLFRHDLKYDLEARLLEDMPAPGTTSQSKGSFFVAEMKGPLFSKRLIYMVDSHGAIGVAPEEVALLTSADGTYDIALGFPSDAQRKLPRPSNNIPFRTTQQTIDATIERNGKLTATAVTAITAAKDGVSVLPLELFPTLRVSGVWGPNGEALDFIQEDKLRDADFAIVLQKPLKSGESIQLTTTYSGKEAVLDMGNDNYFLVARENWYPNMRGEFGNYAFYTMTFHTPKTVEVVATGNRITEKTDGKQQLAVWQSMTPLAVAGFNLGAFQTSTSERNKDLQVISYANTGLADNYHGLANSGMAVGTLSTTGMLKRATSEGDAAIQIYTDFFGPLPYDHVSLTQQTACNYGQSWPTLVYLPICYFWDSTIQHQIGVLDGDPSYWKVVTAHEVAHQWWGQTVGFASYRDQWMSEGFANFSASIFLLQTNKTSKEYMDFWALLHRRLLEKNVMGFRPVDAGPVTMGALVSNTRTGNVYTNLVYPKGAFILHMLEMQFYTPQMGEKPFKAAMQDFVNSYRNQPATTEDFKAVMERHMTASMDIDHNHKLDWFFNAYVYGTEVPKYDLTSSFETKDGDTIAHFKLTQSKVSSEFEMSVPIYIELDEKKTIFLGHMPIKGSNSIEQTVNLGKLPNPPKRLVLNYNYDLLAE; from the coding sequence ATGAATCTCTTCATCTGCCGAGCAAGGCGAGCCTGCGCCCTTCCCCGGGTACGAAATCTCTCTGTCGCTCTCCTCCTACCCCTGCTCGGCGTTGCGGCAGCCCCCGCCCAACAACCAGCCAAGCAGCCCGAACTCGCCCGTCGCCCTGACCAACCCGTTAAAAACCCTCCACCACCGCCCCTCAAGGTACCCGAAAAGCTCGACCCAGCCCACGCCCCCAACGCAAGCAGCGTCTACCAGTCCCTACGCCTCCGCACGGTCAACGGCGAAGCCTTCACTGTCAGCCACTTCTCCTTTCAGCGCGACGCCGCCGTCTTCACCCTAGACTCCGGCACCGTCTACCTCTACGGCCCGGTAAGCGGCATCACCACCGGAGCGGTCTTTCTCGGCGAAGGCTCCATCCATCTCGTCCCGCCCGACGCCATCGAGCGTCGCCAGCTCAAGAACGTCATGAAGACCGACGTCCTCGACCAGCACTTCACCAGTGCCGTCTTCGCCTTCACCGACGCAACTGCGGCCGAACTCCTCAAGGGATCGAAAGGCACCGCCCCCGGCTCCGGCAACGCAGCCGGTCAAGGCGAGGAGATGCGCACGCTCTTCCGCCACGACCTCAAGTACGACCTCGAAGCCCGCCTGCTCGAAGACATGCCCGCGCCCGGCACCACGTCACAAAGCAAAGGCTCGTTCTTCGTCGCCGAGATGAAGGGACCGCTCTTCTCCAAGCGCCTAATCTACATGGTCGATTCCCACGGCGCAATCGGCGTCGCCCCCGAAGAGGTCGCCCTGCTCACCTCCGCCGACGGCACCTACGACATCGCCCTCGGCTTCCCGTCGGACGCCCAGCGCAAGCTCCCGCGTCCCTCCAACAACATCCCCTTCCGTACCACCCAGCAGACCATAGACGCCACCATCGAGCGCAACGGCAAGCTTACCGCCACCGCTGTCACCGCCATCACCGCGGCAAAGGACGGCGTCTCCGTCCTTCCCCTCGAACTCTTCCCAACCCTTCGTGTCAGCGGTGTCTGGGGCCCAAACGGCGAGGCCCTTGATTTCATCCAGGAAGACAAACTCCGCGACGCGGACTTCGCCATTGTTCTCCAAAAGCCGCTCAAAAGCGGCGAGAGCATCCAGCTCACCACCACCTACTCCGGCAAGGAAGCCGTCCTCGACATGGGAAACGATAACTACTTCCTAGTCGCCCGCGAGAACTGGTACCCCAACATGCGCGGTGAGTTCGGCAACTACGCCTTCTACACCATGACCTTCCACACGCCGAAGACGGTCGAGGTCGTCGCCACCGGCAACCGCATCACCGAAAAGACCGACGGCAAGCAGCAACTCGCAGTCTGGCAGAGCATGACCCCGCTCGCCGTCGCCGGATTCAACCTTGGAGCCTTCCAGACCAGCACCAGCGAGCGCAATAAGGACCTCCAGGTCATCAGCTACGCGAACACCGGCCTCGCCGACAACTACCACGGCCTCGCAAACTCCGGCATGGCCGTAGGCACCCTTTCGACCACCGGCATGCTCAAGCGCGCCACCTCCGAGGGCGACGCCGCCATCCAGATCTACACCGACTTCTTTGGCCCGCTCCCCTACGACCACGTCTCGCTCACCCAGCAGACCGCCTGCAACTACGGCCAGAGCTGGCCCACCCTCGTCTATCTCCCCATCTGCTACTTCTGGGACTCCACCATCCAGCACCAGATCGGCGTCCTCGACGGCGACCCCAGCTACTGGAAGGTCGTCACCGCCCACGAGGTCGCCCACCAGTGGTGGGGTCAGACCGTCGGCTTCGCCAGCTACCGCGACCAGTGGATGAGTGAGGGCTTCGCCAACTTCTCCGCCTCGATCTTTCTCTTGCAGACCAACAAAACCAGCAAGGAGTACATGGACTTCTGGGCGCTGCTCCATCGCCGCCTGCTCGAGAAGAACGTCATGGGCTTTCGCCCCGTCGACGCCGGCCCCGTCACCATGGGCGCCCTCGTCAGCAACACCCGCACCGGCAACGTCTACACCAACCTCGTCTACCCCAAGGGCGCCTTCATCCTGCACATGCTGGAGATGCAGTTCTACACCCCGCAGATGGGCGAAAAGCCCTTCAAGGCCGCCATGCAGGACTTCGTCAACTCCTACCGCAACCAGCCCGCCACCACCGAAGACTTCAAGGCCGTCATGGAGCGCCACATGACCGCTTCCATGGACATCGACCACAACCACAAGCTCGACTGGTTCTTCAACGCCTACGTCTACGGCACCGAGGTCCCGAAGTACGACCTCACCTCCAGCTTCGAGACCAAAGACGGCGACACCATCGCCCACTTCAAGCTCACCCAGTCCAAAGTCTCTTCAGAGTTCGAGATGTCCGTCCCCATCTACATCGAGCTTGACGAGAAGAAGACGATCTTCCTCGGCCACATGCCCATCAAAGGCTCTAACTCGATCGAGCAGACGGTCAACCTCGGCAAACTGCCCAACCCGCCCAAGCGCCTCGTCCTGAACTACAACTATGACCTGCTCGCCGAGTAG
- a CDS encoding regulatory protein RecX: protein MGFQRPKKREPVGEAGLFEYAVGTLARKMRTVRDLRRLMRNRAEEGEAGEAAMDAVVARLIDLKYLSDDRFAADYTRLRKENQKFGKRRVQQDLAQKGISKELVASTIATAYEDVDEVALARAYCEKKRMKQPSGADAQKETVRVMNRLMRAGFSSTAIFKLLRSWKVEVPVEEEFEDDLPQF from the coding sequence ATGGGGTTTCAGAGGCCAAAGAAGCGGGAGCCGGTAGGCGAGGCGGGATTGTTTGAGTACGCCGTAGGCACGCTGGCGCGGAAGATGCGAACGGTGCGCGATCTGCGGCGGCTGATGCGGAACCGCGCCGAGGAAGGTGAGGCGGGCGAGGCGGCAATGGACGCGGTGGTGGCTCGGCTGATCGATCTCAAATACTTGTCGGACGACCGGTTTGCGGCGGACTACACGCGGCTGCGCAAGGAGAACCAGAAGTTCGGCAAGCGACGGGTGCAGCAGGACCTGGCTCAGAAGGGGATATCGAAGGAGCTGGTCGCTTCGACGATTGCGACGGCGTATGAGGATGTCGATGAGGTAGCGCTGGCCCGGGCTTATTGCGAAAAGAAACGGATGAAGCAGCCTTCGGGCGCGGACGCGCAGAAGGAGACGGTGCGGGTGATGAACCGGCTGATGCGGGCGGGGTTCAGCTCTACGGCGATCTTCAAGCTGTTGAGGAGCTGGAAGGTGGAGGTGCCGGTGGAGGAGGAGTTTGAGGATGATCTGCCGCAGTTTTAG
- a CDS encoding peptide-N4-asparagine amidase, with translation MGLISSLPLRSTHRFVFILGTALAIGSSSSAQVVVAPPPTVGSANPVSPEPTVTRPTTTPCKVQLFSNTTFNSATSQTFTYTPPSACPGPWAKVVFTADFTVAAGAQTERNTEFFLGNATLFRGTTAIPSATLSPSWHVEGDVTDLSALLNASQTVVAASNIVVDSTNTSPLYASAELDFYPTDSKANLAATVPDQVIPIVASSGNPVQSFTTSNPLTVSVTLPKNTTQLYLDVIAQPDEFWWLSTPNAQVAPLIRGGNGNGTALRELDVTIDGKPAGIAPNHPYVFAGGIDPYLWRPIPASQALHLMPYRINLTPFAGVLADGAAHTFVINDINTIGSATVSADLLVYTDHGQATTTGLLSTDTLTVNPGTSVNSSVNLDANGNGNASVTESLQRSFSISGFVNTSAGRIITTVAGTVNFENSQQLTNLNTPVQNVVLDNLTSTLDSTVTTVSPTGTTTAAYHTENPLQAFITYTQNTDGTYAQTTTATVNDVDNQLGPGTFSSNASESVMATDSLAYDSSQNLTGHSGASSTGTYQSSDSLGNSYSSTLTSVNNVLTGATTNASSTGSTLFVTASATTVAQGGSVTLTATAVPFNSTLIPTGRVTFFANGGELAILSLSQGTVSVPINFTHVGANVITATYVGDSNFIPEASMNPLTVTVTPVAGSFTVGPASPTAVSVNAGSTGLVSVPVTSGATFGGVVALTCSGAPSGATCLVNPTSVTLVPSTSTAISTQTVSVVLTTTAASAENRVPSFPSSTAGGLGGVAVAGLFFIFLPRKRSKSWKSMTLTALAVCALGLSSMVALTGCGSGSNKAPAQTGTPSGTYTITVTGTSGTLTSSTTFSLTVN, from the coding sequence TTGGGCCTGATCTCTTCACTACCCCTCCGATCGACGCATCGATTCGTATTCATCCTTGGCACCGCGCTTGCGATTGGCTCCTCCTCCAGTGCCCAAGTCGTCGTTGCCCCACCGCCGACGGTCGGGTCCGCCAATCCGGTAAGTCCGGAGCCTACTGTGACTCGGCCAACGACGACGCCGTGCAAGGTACAGTTGTTCAGCAACACCACCTTCAATAGCGCGACCAGCCAGACTTTTACCTACACGCCTCCGTCAGCTTGCCCCGGCCCTTGGGCAAAGGTCGTGTTTACGGCCGACTTCACGGTTGCGGCCGGAGCCCAGACAGAACGCAACACTGAGTTCTTTCTTGGGAACGCCACGCTCTTCCGCGGTACGACAGCGATTCCATCCGCGACTCTGAGCCCGTCGTGGCACGTCGAGGGAGATGTGACGGACCTGTCGGCCCTGCTGAATGCGTCGCAGACCGTGGTGGCCGCTTCGAACATCGTTGTGGACTCGACCAACACCAGCCCGCTTTATGCGAGCGCCGAGCTGGACTTCTATCCGACGGACTCGAAAGCGAACCTAGCGGCAACGGTGCCAGACCAGGTTATCCCGATCGTCGCCAGCTCCGGCAACCCGGTGCAGTCCTTTACGACGAGCAATCCGCTGACCGTCAGCGTGACGTTGCCTAAAAACACGACGCAGCTTTACCTCGACGTGATCGCGCAGCCGGACGAGTTCTGGTGGCTTTCGACGCCAAACGCGCAGGTTGCTCCGTTGATCAGAGGTGGGAACGGGAACGGGACTGCGCTGCGCGAGTTGGATGTGACGATCGACGGCAAGCCCGCCGGGATCGCGCCCAATCACCCGTATGTCTTTGCCGGAGGGATCGACCCGTACCTTTGGCGACCGATTCCGGCCTCGCAGGCGCTTCATCTGATGCCTTACCGGATCAACCTGACGCCGTTTGCCGGAGTGCTTGCGGATGGTGCCGCGCATACCTTCGTGATCAACGACATCAACACAATTGGCAGCGCCACCGTGAGCGCGGACCTGTTGGTCTACACCGACCATGGCCAGGCGACTACGACCGGTCTCTTGAGCACTGACACGCTGACGGTGAATCCGGGCACCAGCGTCAACTCCTCGGTGAACCTGGATGCGAACGGCAACGGCAATGCCTCGGTGACCGAGTCGCTGCAGCGGAGCTTCTCGATCTCGGGCTTCGTGAATACCTCGGCTGGACGCATTATCACGACGGTTGCGGGGACGGTGAACTTTGAGAACTCCCAGCAGTTGACCAACCTGAACACGCCGGTGCAAAACGTCGTCCTGGACAATCTGACTTCGACGTTGGATTCGACGGTCACGACGGTCAGCCCGACCGGTACGACGACGGCCGCATACCACACGGAAAATCCGCTACAGGCCTTTATCACCTACACCCAGAACACGGACGGCACCTACGCGCAGACGACCACGGCGACAGTGAACGATGTGGACAACCAGCTTGGGCCGGGGACGTTCAGTTCCAACGCTTCGGAGTCAGTGATGGCGACTGACTCGCTGGCTTACGACTCAAGCCAGAACCTAACCGGGCACAGCGGGGCGTCGTCGACGGGAACGTACCAGTCGAGCGATTCGCTGGGCAACAGCTACTCGAGCACGCTGACCTCGGTGAACAATGTGCTGACCGGAGCGACGACCAACGCCAGCTCGACCGGGTCGACGCTGTTTGTGACCGCGAGTGCCACGACGGTGGCACAGGGTGGGAGCGTTACTTTGACGGCCACGGCCGTTCCGTTCAACAGCACGCTGATCCCGACGGGGCGGGTCACGTTCTTCGCGAATGGCGGGGAGTTGGCCATCCTTTCGCTCTCGCAGGGGACGGTGAGCGTGCCGATCAACTTTACGCACGTGGGAGCGAACGTCATCACGGCGACCTATGTTGGGGACTCGAACTTTATCCCTGAGGCGTCGATGAATCCGCTGACGGTGACGGTGACGCCGGTGGCGGGATCGTTCACGGTTGGGCCGGCATCGCCGACGGCTGTGAGCGTGAACGCAGGCAGCACCGGGCTGGTTTCGGTACCGGTCACTTCGGGAGCGACGTTTGGCGGCGTGGTGGCGCTGACGTGTTCGGGAGCGCCTTCTGGAGCTACGTGCCTGGTCAACCCGACCTCGGTTACGCTGGTGCCGAGCACCAGCACGGCGATCTCTACGCAGACGGTCTCGGTGGTGCTGACGACCACGGCGGCGAGCGCGGAGAACCGTGTGCCCTCGTTCCCGAGTTCGACTGCGGGAGGGTTGGGCGGGGTCGCTGTGGCGGGGCTGTTCTTCATCTTCCTGCCACGGAAACGGAGCAAGAGCTGGAAGTCGATGACGCTGACGGCGCTGGCGGTTTGCGCGCTGGGGCTGAGTTCGATGGTTGCGCTGACGGGCTGCGGATCGGGGAGCAACAAGGCTCCGGCGCAGACGGGAACGCCTTCGGGGACGTACACCATCACCGTGACCGGGACATCGGGGACGCTGACGTCTTCGACTACATTCTCGTTGACTGTGAACTAA